One window of the Trifolium pratense cultivar HEN17-A07 linkage group LG2, ARS_RC_1.1, whole genome shotgun sequence genome contains the following:
- the LOC123909727 gene encoding heavy metal-associated isoprenylated plant protein 2-like: MVKQKIVIKVQLMNTTKARSNAMKIAVGMLGVESAAIGGNNNDQIEVVGDMDPVILTNLLRKRFCRAELLSVGPVEKKEIKKEDKKEEKVVPCSCPPYYAYPPPIPVCVAYPCEEPSPCSIL, encoded by the exons ATGGTGAAG CAAAAGATTGTGATCAAGGTGCAATTAATGAACACCACAAAAGCAAGGTCCAATGCCATGAAGATTGCAGTTGGAATGTTGG GAGTGGAAAGTGCAGCTATTGGAGGAAATAACAACGATCAAATTGAGGTGGTTGGAGATATGGACCCAGTTATACTCACAAATCTACTAAGAAAGAGATTTTGTCGTGCAGAATTGTTGAGTGTTGGTCCTGTAGAAAAGAAAGAGATAAAGAAAGAAGacaagaaagaagagaaagttGTGCCATGTTCATGTCCTCCTTATTATGCTTACCCTCCTCCTATCCCAGTGTGTGTTGCATATCCATGTGAGGAACCTTCTCCTTGTTCCATCTTGTGA
- the LOC123911436 gene encoding uncharacterized protein LOC123911436 isoform X1, whose translation MVKQKIVIKVQLMNTSKARSNAMKIAVGMLGVESAAIGGDNKDQIEVIGEMDPVRLTNLLRKRFCRAELLSVEEKKEEKKEEKKKEEKVVPCSCPPYGYPAIPMCVTYPCEEPSHCSIM comes from the exons ATGGTGAAG CAAAAAATAGTGATCAAGGTGCAATTAATGAACACCTCAAAAGCAAGGTCCAATGCTATGAAGATTGCAGTTGGAATGTTAG gaGTGGAAAGTGCAGCTATTGGAGGAGATAACAAGGATCAAATAGAGGTAATTGGAGAGATGGACCCAGTTAGACTCACAAATCTACTAAGAAAGAGATTCTGTCGTGCAGAATTGCTTAGtgttgaagaaaagaaagaggaaaagaaagaagagaaaaagaaagaagagaaagttGTGCCATGTTCATGTCCTCCTTATGGTTACCCTGCTATCCCTATGTGTGTTACATATCCATGTGAGGAACCTTCTCATTGTTCCATCATGTGA
- the LOC123911436 gene encoding uncharacterized protein LOC123911436 isoform X2: MVKQKIVIKVQLMNTSKARSNAMKIAVGMLAIGGDNKDQIEVIGEMDPVRLTNLLRKRFCRAELLSVEEKKEEKKEEKKKEEKVVPCSCPPYGYPAIPMCVTYPCEEPSHCSIM; the protein is encoded by the exons ATGGTGAAG CAAAAAATAGTGATCAAGGTGCAATTAATGAACACCTCAAAAGCAAGGTCCAATGCTATGAAGATTGCAGTTGGAATGTTAG CTATTGGAGGAGATAACAAGGATCAAATAGAGGTAATTGGAGAGATGGACCCAGTTAGACTCACAAATCTACTAAGAAAGAGATTCTGTCGTGCAGAATTGCTTAGtgttgaagaaaagaaagaggaaaagaaagaagagaaaaagaaagaagagaaagttGTGCCATGTTCATGTCCTCCTTATGGTTACCCTGCTATCCCTATGTGTGTTACATATCCATGTGAGGAACCTTCTCATTGTTCCATCATGTGA
- the LOC123910004 gene encoding heavy metal-associated isoprenylated plant protein 16-like, which yields MAKQKIVIKVSIMDNPKFRSKAMKIAVGISGVESAAIGGDNKDQIEVIGEVDPYRLAKQLRKRFCRAELVSVGPVEKKEEKKKEEKKEEAVVPCSCPPPYYGYPPPPPPIPMCVTYPCQEPSPCSIM from the exons ATGGCAAAG CAAAAGATAGTGATCAAGGTGTCAATAATGGACAACCCAAAATTTAGGTCCAAAGCCATGAAAATTGCCGTTGGAATTTCAG GAGTGGAAAGTGCAGCTATTGGAGGCGATAATAAGGATCAAATAGAAGTAATTGGAGAGGTAGACCCATATAGACTCGCAAAACAACTAAGAAAGAGATTCTGTCGTGCAGAATTGGTGAGTGTTGGTCCtgtagaaaagaaagaagagaaaaagaaagaagaaaagaaagaagaagcaGTTGTGCCATGTTCATGTCCTCCTCCTTATTATGGTtaccctcctcctcctcctcctatCCCAATGTGTGTTACATATCCATGTCAAGAACCTTCTCCTTGTTCCATCATGTGA